One Triticum dicoccoides isolate Atlit2015 ecotype Zavitan chromosome 4B, WEW_v2.0, whole genome shotgun sequence genomic window carries:
- the LOC119295597 gene encoding L-aminoadipate-semialdehyde dehydrogenase-phosphopantetheinyl transferase-like: MEEEHSGGVRRRWLVDVARWRPSPTQFQAAAALLPPHHRHAIARFVKEEDRKRALISRLLQHSLVHRVLGIPFHQIHICRTTEGKPYLKNSPPAFRNFNFNTSHQGDYVGIASELLCLVGLDIVCISKPQGETTVEFLKNFSSYLTDHEWNCIGRAAGSIEMLSEFYRYWCLKEAFVKAVGAGVGFGLHRLEFHHVEWSNISVYIDGIESRKWRFCLFKLDEIHLASIAKGHPEDAIHSFKTTLSNVVVEDEEFYAALEIPEETVTLQTVEQLTQL, translated from the exons ATGGAGGAGGAGCACAGCGGCGGGGTGCGGCGGAGGTGGCTCGTCGACGTCGCCCGCTGGCGCCCCTCCCCGACGCAGTTCCAAGCCGCGGCTGCCCTCCTGCCGCCGCACCACCGCCATGCCATCGCCAG GTTCGTCAAGGAGGAAGACAGGAAACGAGCGCTCATCAGCCGGCTGCTCCAGCACTCGCTTGTGCACCGTGTTCTTGGCATCCCATTCCACCAAATTCACATATGCCGAACAACTGAAGGGAAGCCGTATCTG AAGAATAGCCCTCCGGCCTTCAGAAACTTTAATTTCAACACATCGCATCAGGGTGACTACGTAGGCATAGCATCAGAGCTGCTTTGCCTTGTTGGCCTTGATATTGTGTGTATCTCTAAGCCTCAGGGAGAAACCACCGTGGAATTCCTTAAGAATTTCTCTTCATACCTCACAGACCATGAGTGGAACTGCATTGGTCGCGCTGCCGGTTCCATTGAGATGTTATCAGAGTTCTACAG GTACTGGTGTCTCAAAGAAGCATTTGTTAAAGCTGTAGGCGCTGGGGTTGGATTTGGGCTGCATCGCTTGGAATTCCACCATGTTGAATGGAGTAACATCTCTGTCTACATTGACGGGATAGAGTCTAGGAAATGGAGGTTCTGCCTTTTCAAGCTTGATGAAATACATTTG GCGTCCATAGCGAAAGGGCATCCGGAGGATGCTATACACAGCTTCAAGACAACATTGTCTAATGTGGTTGTTGAGGATGAAGAATTTTATGCTGCACTAGAGATCCCAGAAGAAACTGTCACGCTACAGACAGTGGAGCAACTTACACAATTATAA